Proteins encoded by one window of Bauldia sp.:
- a CDS encoding VOC family protein, whose product MNLASVRLVTNNVDGLASFYSVLTGVQATRPSPEFAEFRFSGAALAISSERLVKQFNAGAAVAAANRSAMIEFQVDDVDAVRSRLGDATIDYAMPPTDMPWGNRSMLLRDPDGNVVNVFARMKRAA is encoded by the coding sequence ATGAACCTCGCCTCAGTCAGACTTGTCACGAACAACGTCGACGGCCTTGCGTCCTTCTATTCCGTACTCACCGGAGTTCAGGCGACACGCCCAAGCCCGGAGTTCGCGGAATTTCGGTTCAGCGGCGCGGCGCTCGCCATATCGTCTGAGCGATTGGTCAAGCAGTTCAACGCCGGAGCGGCTGTTGCCGCCGCCAATCGTTCCGCGATGATCGAGTTCCAGGTCGATGACGTCGACGCGGTGCGGAGCAGGTTGGGGGACGCAACTATCGACTATGCCATGCCGCCGACTGACATGCCCTGGGGCAACCGCTCTATGTTGCTGCGTGATCCCGACGGCAACGTCGTCAATGTTTTCGCCCGGATGAAACGCGCTGCCTGA
- a CDS encoding glycine--tRNA ligase subunit alpha → MPTDLRPTRSFQDLILTLQRFWAAQGCVILQPYDVEMGAGTFHPATTLRSLGPKPWRAAYVQPSRRPKDGRYGENPNRLQHYYQFQVIIKPSPPDLQELYLASLKAIGLDMALHDVRFVEDDWESPTLGAWGLGWECWCDGMEVSQFTYFQQVAGQECVPVSGELTYGLERLAMYVQGVDNVYDLNFNGGDNDKVTYGDIFLQAEQEYSRHNFEYADTAMLFEQFKMAEGACRKYLDDGKRAGEEARSAAGATGTEARHLMVLPAYDQCIKASHAFNLLDARGVVAVTERQSYILRVRELAKACGEAWLHTAGGGA, encoded by the coding sequence GTGCCGACCGATCTCCGGCCGACCCGTTCCTTTCAGGACCTGATCCTGACGCTCCAGCGATTCTGGGCGGCGCAAGGCTGCGTCATCCTCCAGCCCTACGACGTCGAGATGGGCGCCGGCACTTTCCATCCCGCCACCACGCTGCGATCGCTCGGCCCCAAGCCCTGGCGCGCCGCCTACGTCCAGCCCTCGCGCCGCCCGAAAGACGGGCGCTACGGCGAGAACCCCAACCGCCTGCAGCACTACTATCAGTTCCAGGTGATCATAAAGCCGTCGCCGCCCGACCTGCAGGAGCTCTACCTCGCTTCGCTCAAGGCGATCGGCCTCGACATGGCGCTCCACGACGTCCGCTTCGTCGAGGACGATTGGGAGAGCCCGACGCTCGGAGCCTGGGGCCTCGGGTGGGAATGCTGGTGCGACGGCATGGAGGTCTCGCAGTTCACCTACTTCCAGCAGGTGGCGGGCCAGGAATGCGTCCCCGTGTCGGGTGAACTGACCTACGGCCTCGAGCGCCTTGCGATGTACGTGCAGGGCGTCGACAACGTCTACGACCTCAACTTCAACGGCGGCGACAACGACAAGGTCACCTACGGGGACATCTTCCTCCAGGCCGAGCAGGAATACTCGCGGCACAATTTCGAATACGCCGACACGGCGATGCTGTTCGAGCAGTTCAAGATGGCCGAAGGCGCGTGCCGCAAGTATCTCGACGATGGCAAGCGCGCCGGAGAAGAGGCGAGGAGCGCCGCAGGCGCGACCGGGACGGAAGCAAGACATCTGATGGTCCTGCCGGCCTACGACCAGTGCATCAAGGCAAGCCACGCGTTCAACCTGCTCGATGCGCGCGGCGTCGTCGCGGTGACCGAGCGGCAGAGCTACATCCTGCGCGTCCGCGAATTGGCGAAGGCGTGCGGCGAGGCGTGGCTGCACACCGCGGGCGGGGGCGCCTGA
- a CDS encoding S49 family peptidase, producing MSIFANLIPQRFRNDAPIIPLVRLSGAIGASSGLRSGGLSLAGIEQALAKAFAVKKAPAVALLINSPGGAAVQSHLIFKRIRALAEEKGKKVIVAVEDVAASGGYMIAAAGDEIVVDASSIVGSIGVLFSGFGFTGLIDKLGIERRVHTAGQSKAMLDPFRPEKEEDVARLKAMQADVHAGFIALVKSRRPQLIDDPDLFTGAFWSGARAVELGLADRVGDLRQVLREKYGDRVRVLAIPTQKTGWLRRRLGMSGSYESASLISTIADRVIAIVEERLLWNRFGL from the coding sequence ATGTCCATATTCGCCAATTTAATCCCGCAACGCTTCCGGAACGACGCCCCGATCATCCCGCTCGTGCGCCTGAGCGGCGCCATCGGCGCCTCGTCGGGGCTGCGCTCAGGCGGCTTGTCTCTCGCAGGCATCGAGCAGGCGCTGGCAAAAGCCTTCGCGGTGAAGAAAGCCCCGGCCGTCGCGCTGCTGATAAATTCGCCCGGCGGCGCCGCGGTGCAGTCACATCTCATCTTCAAGCGCATCCGCGCGCTCGCCGAGGAGAAGGGCAAGAAGGTCATCGTCGCGGTCGAGGACGTCGCCGCTTCCGGCGGCTACATGATCGCCGCTGCCGGCGACGAGATCGTGGTCGACGCCAGTTCCATCGTCGGCTCGATCGGCGTGCTGTTCTCGGGCTTCGGCTTCACCGGCCTGATCGACAAGCTCGGCATCGAGCGCCGCGTCCATACCGCCGGCCAGTCGAAGGCGATGCTCGATCCCTTCCGTCCGGAGAAGGAAGAAGACGTCGCGCGCCTCAAGGCGATGCAGGCCGACGTCCACGCGGGCTTCATCGCGCTGGTGAAAAGCCGCCGCCCGCAACTGATCGACGACCCCGATCTTTTCACCGGCGCCTTCTGGTCCGGCGCCCGCGCCGTCGAGCTCGGCCTTGCCGATCGCGTCGGCGACCTCCGCCAGGTGCTGCGCGAAAAATACGGCGACAGGGTCCGCGTGCTGGCCATCCCGACGCAGAAGACCGGCTGGCTCCGCCGCCGCCTCGGCATGAGCGGCAGCTACGAGTCCGCCAGCCTGATCTCGACCATTGCCGACCGCGTCATCGCGATCGTGGAGGAGCGCCTCCTCTGGAACCGCTTCGGGCTCTAG
- a CDS encoding autotransporter domain-containing protein — protein sequence MRAAAALAAIFASPAAFASTGCTSVNNGDFDLNGIVALGANVGGDFDAGDSLRFATTGNAGLFTLLRVGLPSVQILTWTGADSGDYPIPTTGTYAFVTALTLGQLLPLPIAPATLTVTCTAAPPPDPGNPDPGNPDPGNPDPGNPDPGNPDPGNPDPGNPDPGNPDPGNPDPGNPDPGNPDPGNPDPGPNGTAIAARVDRLLAGGLFGAADDATATSPIATDIRRDFLVTREAQFQNRVTALELLYAVDPSDALVSGKLVDARLRLAAIRRELGQGGAPAPVAPPAAMPWVDPAPTASVAPAASAASMMANGDGMALKLRPSPGVETSLVYRQMTDTGADAMRGWTVTGTQSFDAPASGALSGGLFATLRYSSADGDGAVTRTTAYGVGVRTAIALGGRLALRASAQYERGDNTATVDSATGTFASDRLKMTADLSGSAWIGAMRLTPHLGVSYEEMWRASYTDSAATLIPGAHSAAAKIIAENEIAYSLALRTFPRLLTLHPYVRGGFEWTLSPEEILYRAGGGFRLYWAAQAWLALSGVYFQSGSGNGYEAGAELNLPLFQDSGGTLQVAANAGSSGASASARAILPLH from the coding sequence TTGCGCGCCGCCGCAGCGCTGGCAGCAATCTTCGCCTCGCCGGCGGCCTTCGCCTCGACGGGCTGCACCAGCGTCAACAACGGCGACTTCGACCTCAACGGCATCGTCGCGCTGGGTGCCAATGTGGGTGGCGACTTCGACGCAGGCGATAGCCTCCGCTTCGCCACCACCGGCAACGCCGGCCTGTTCACCTTGCTGCGCGTCGGCCTTCCCTCGGTCCAGATTCTGACGTGGACCGGCGCGGATAGCGGCGACTACCCTATCCCGACGACCGGCACCTACGCCTTCGTCACCGCCCTCACGCTCGGCCAGCTTCTGCCGCTGCCGATCGCCCCGGCGACACTGACCGTGACCTGCACCGCCGCGCCGCCGCCTGATCCCGGCAACCCGGATCCGGGCAACCCCGATCCCGGAAATCCCGATCCCGGCAATCCCGATCCCGGCAATCCCGATCCAGGCAATCCGGACCCGGGAAATCCGGACCCGGGAAATCCCGATCCCGGCAACCCTGATCCCGGCAACCCCGACCCGGGCAATCCGGACCCCGGCAACCCGGATCCCGGTCCCAACGGCACCGCCATCGCGGCGCGAGTCGATCGCCTCCTCGCCGGCGGCCTCTTCGGCGCCGCCGACGACGCCACCGCGACATCGCCCATCGCCACCGACATCCGCCGCGACTTCCTCGTCACCCGCGAAGCTCAGTTCCAGAACCGCGTCACCGCGCTCGAGCTGCTCTACGCCGTCGATCCCTCCGACGCGCTGGTTTCCGGCAAGCTCGTCGACGCCCGCCTCCGCCTCGCCGCCATCCGCCGCGAGCTGGGGCAGGGGGGCGCTCCCGCTCCGGTCGCTCCGCCCGCGGCGATGCCATGGGTCGATCCCGCGCCGACGGCCTCGGTCGCGCCGGCCGCAAGCGCCGCGTCGATGATGGCGAACGGCGACGGCATGGCGCTGAAGCTGCGCCCGTCGCCCGGCGTAGAGACGAGCCTCGTCTACCGCCAGATGACCGACACCGGCGCCGACGCCATGCGCGGCTGGACCGTCACCGGCACACAGTCGTTCGACGCGCCGGCGAGCGGCGCGCTCAGCGGCGGCCTGTTCGCGACATTGCGCTATTCCTCCGCCGACGGCGACGGCGCCGTGACGCGGACCACCGCCTATGGCGTCGGTGTCCGCACCGCCATCGCCCTTGGCGGCCGCCTCGCGCTCCGCGCCAGCGCGCAATACGAGCGCGGCGACAACACCGCCACCGTCGACTCCGCCACCGGCACCTTCGCCTCGGACCGCCTCAAGATGACGGCCGACCTGTCCGGCTCGGCCTGGATCGGAGCGATGCGTCTCACCCCGCACCTCGGTGTTTCGTACGAGGAGATGTGGCGCGCGTCCTACACCGACAGCGCCGCGACGCTCATCCCCGGCGCCCATTCGGCCGCCGCAAAAATCATCGCGGAAAACGAGATCGCGTACTCACTTGCGCTCCGGACTTTTCCCCGTCTTCTGACGCTGCATCCATACGTTCGCGGCGGGTTCGAATGGACGCTATCGCCGGAGGAGATTCTCTATCGGGCAGGCGGCGGTTTCCGGCTGTATTGGGCGGCGCAGGCGTGGCTCGCCCTTTCCGGCGTATATTTCCAGAGTGGCAGCGGCAATGGCTACGAGGCCGGCGCGGAACTCAATCTGCCGCTGTTCCAGGACTCCGGCGGCACCCTGCAGGTCGCCGCCAACGCCGGCTCGAGCGGCGCCTCGGCGAGCGCCCGCGCTATTCTGCCCCTCCACTAG